A window from Aliamphritea hakodatensis encodes these proteins:
- the asd gene encoding archaetidylserine decarboxylase (Phosphatidylserine decarboxylase is synthesized as a single chain precursor. Generation of the pyruvoyl active site from a Ser is coupled to cleavage of a Gly-Ser bond between the larger (beta) and smaller (alpha chains). It is an integral membrane protein.), which produces MKDKIFILLQHLLPQHLLSRLVGKLADCRTNWVKSTFISWFAKRYNVNMSEAVQESLNAYPDFNSFFTREIKLERRPLADTDIISPADGAISQLGPIDHGRVFQAKGRGYALTTLLGGYNDLAEQFIDGQFATVYLSPKDYHRVHMPVTGTLRDTIYVPGDLYSVNQTTAEGVENLFARNERLVAIFDTEYGPMAMILVGAMIVAGIETVWAGQVAPQQRKIWRTEHTPEPQAPVVLEKGAEMGRFKLGSTVILLFGKDVIEWQENLQAGSPVNMGHAFGNRV; this is translated from the coding sequence GTGAAAGATAAAATCTTCATCCTGTTACAACACCTCCTGCCACAGCATCTGTTGTCCCGTTTAGTGGGAAAACTGGCTGACTGCCGGACCAACTGGGTAAAAAGCACCTTTATCAGTTGGTTCGCCAAACGCTACAACGTCAATATGAGTGAGGCCGTACAGGAATCGCTGAATGCTTATCCGGACTTCAACAGCTTCTTCACCCGGGAAATAAAACTGGAACGCCGCCCACTGGCAGACACAGATATCATCAGCCCGGCAGACGGCGCTATCAGCCAGTTAGGGCCGATTGACCACGGCCGTGTGTTTCAGGCAAAAGGCCGCGGCTACGCGTTAACCACCCTGCTGGGTGGCTACAACGACCTGGCCGAGCAGTTCATTGATGGCCAGTTCGCCACAGTCTACCTGTCGCCGAAAGATTATCACCGGGTACACATGCCGGTAACCGGTACCCTGCGGGACACTATCTACGTACCGGGTGATCTTTACTCGGTAAACCAGACCACCGCTGAAGGAGTGGAAAACCTGTTCGCCCGTAACGAACGTCTGGTGGCAATTTTTGATACCGAATACGGCCCGATGGCAATGATTCTGGTAGGCGCTATGATCGTCGCCGGCATCGAAACCGTCTGGGCCGGTCAGGTCGCGCCGCAACAGCGCAAGATCTGGCGAACAGAACACACACCTGAACCTCAGGCACCGGTTGTGCTGGAAAAAGGCGCTGAAATGGGCCGCTTTAAACTGGGCTCAACCGTGATTCTGCTGTTCGGCAAAGACGTTATAGAATGGCAGGAAAACCTGCAGGCAGGCAGCCCGGTCAACATGGGCCACGCTTTCGGTAACCGGGTTTAA
- a CDS encoding sulfurtransferase, protein MSLPLLVSPAQLAEQLDRDSGQIVILDLSSAENYATKHLPGARHMAPSGLLCGEQPVPNKRPSDAQLSTLFASLGITPDSQVVVYDDQMGPQAGRMIWTLHAAGHTACSFLDGHLKAWEDAGFSTTADVPQYEPTDYPVSLDTHNLADMEYILTHLNNPEHCILDVRSPAEYRGEKVVNAAKGGHIPGAVNYNWTNALISEQDTRLRPAADILAELAALGVTPEKTVITHCQTHRRSGLSYLFTKHLGFENVRCYDGSWFEWGNHPGTPVEQ, encoded by the coding sequence ATGTCACTGCCTCTACTGGTTTCTCCTGCACAGCTTGCCGAACAGCTTGACCGCGATTCGGGTCAGATTGTCATCCTTGACCTCTCATCCGCTGAAAACTACGCCACCAAACACCTGCCCGGCGCCCGCCACATGGCACCGTCCGGGCTGCTTTGCGGTGAACAGCCGGTACCTAACAAACGGCCGTCAGACGCACAGCTCAGTACGCTGTTCGCGTCATTGGGGATCACGCCGGACAGTCAGGTTGTGGTCTATGACGATCAGATGGGCCCTCAGGCCGGCCGGATGATCTGGACCCTGCACGCCGCAGGCCACACCGCCTGCTCATTTCTGGACGGCCATCTGAAAGCCTGGGAAGACGCCGGCTTTTCTACCACTGCCGACGTGCCGCAATATGAGCCAACGGATTACCCGGTCAGCCTGGATACCCACAACCTGGCCGACATGGAATATATCCTCACCCATCTGAACAACCCTGAGCATTGCATTCTCGATGTCCGCTCCCCAGCAGAATACCGGGGCGAAAAAGTGGTCAACGCGGCAAAAGGCGGCCATATTCCCGGCGCAGTTAACTACAACTGGACCAATGCCCTGATCTCTGAACAGGACACCCGCCTGCGACCGGCAGCAGACATTCTTGCTGAACTTGCAGCGCTGGGGGTCACCCCTGAGAAAACGGTTATCACCCACTGCCAGACCCACCGGCGATCCGGTCTGAGTTATCTGTTCACTAAGCACCTTGGCTTTGAAAATGTCCGCTGCTACGATGGCTCCTGGTTTGAGTGGGGCAATCATCCAGGTACACCGGTTGAGCAGTAA
- a CDS encoding HDOD domain-containing protein: MSTIQPYDAEEWTQYLTDKDFSVRASSLRRIQKALQSDKTSMKDLNRLIKADPLLCLHVVKAASILHAEKGSVVTGVEHAISSLGTDNLENLINGMKGTRLNAHSTADKMYFRATANSHHAAVQVRSWLERARKGMFTEESYLAALFYGIGHWALWHHAPLHMSQMQIKIREQGKDSETVERELFGCTIKDISHGLAVSWNLPELVQTSLAEDLPLNKRTLMKLHQRSLEDPRLRGEELRELNHLVQQRFFPVKLSNWLAGTATFGWHKPNTLHIIDIVSDYLKSELGATMALLHQNCAQSSRDYFVVGTLTPAAEMLFMPSNNNQGGYKLSETEYKYCSKHFLIPRPRKIQTAVASDSNLKDPALIATVNERFLQYPEDYQHPTEVLKDLLKVLIQGVGLERVSLNTVNTQNQIVKVIHSIGFNKDSPLNQSMHQIDAQSLFSRLYDKVACILVNQDNTHRISKMLPDSYKQHINDSNYLLMSVFMNSKPVAIVYADMGEDASLIETVQHKQFKQLCTAATSCLAALSKN; the protein is encoded by the coding sequence ATGAGCACGATCCAGCCCTACGACGCAGAAGAATGGACGCAATACCTGACGGATAAAGATTTTTCCGTCCGGGCCAGCAGTCTGCGCCGCATTCAGAAGGCATTGCAGTCGGATAAAACATCCATGAAGGATCTTAACCGACTGATTAAAGCAGACCCTCTGCTCTGCCTGCATGTCGTTAAAGCCGCCAGTATCCTGCACGCCGAAAAAGGCTCCGTGGTCACCGGCGTCGAACATGCCATCAGCTCACTGGGCACTGACAACCTCGAAAACCTGATCAACGGCATGAAAGGCACCCGTCTGAATGCCCACAGCACCGCCGACAAAATGTACTTTCGCGCCACCGCCAACAGCCACCACGCCGCGGTTCAGGTCCGTTCCTGGCTGGAACGGGCCCGCAAAGGTATGTTTACAGAAGAAAGTTATCTTGCAGCGCTGTTTTACGGCATTGGCCACTGGGCGCTCTGGCACCATGCGCCGCTACACATGTCGCAGATGCAGATCAAGATCCGGGAACAGGGCAAAGACAGCGAGACCGTCGAACGGGAACTGTTTGGCTGCACCATTAAAGATATCTCCCACGGTCTGGCAGTATCCTGGAATTTACCGGAACTGGTACAAACCTCTCTGGCAGAAGACCTGCCGCTGAACAAACGCACCCTGATGAAACTGCATCAGCGCTCACTGGAAGATCCCCGTCTGCGGGGTGAAGAGCTGCGGGAACTGAACCATCTTGTCCAGCAGCGTTTCTTCCCGGTGAAACTGTCCAACTGGCTGGCGGGCACCGCCACCTTTGGCTGGCACAAACCCAACACCCTGCACATCATTGACATTGTCAGTGACTATCTGAAAAGTGAACTGGGTGCCACCATGGCGCTGCTACACCAGAACTGCGCCCAGTCATCCCGTGATTACTTTGTGGTCGGCACCCTGACACCGGCAGCCGAAATGCTGTTTATGCCGTCCAACAACAATCAGGGCGGTTACAAACTGTCGGAAACGGAATACAAATACTGCAGCAAGCATTTCCTGATCCCCCGGCCACGCAAAATTCAGACGGCGGTCGCCTCAGACTCCAACCTGAAAGATCCGGCCCTGATTGCCACCGTGAACGAACGCTTCCTGCAATACCCGGAAGATTATCAGCACCCCACGGAAGTACTGAAAGACCTGCTTAAAGTGCTGATTCAGGGTGTCGGTCTGGAACGGGTCAGCCTGAATACCGTCAATACCCAGAACCAGATCGTTAAAGTGATTCACAGCATTGGCTTCAATAAAGACAGTCCGCTGAACCAGTCCATGCATCAGATTGACGCGCAGAGCCTGTTCAGCCGACTGTATGACAAAGTCGCCTGCATCCTGGTGAATCAGGACAATACCCACCGGATCAGCAAAATGCTGCCCGACAGCTATAAGCAACACATTAATGATTCTAACTACTTGCTGATGTCAGTCTTTATGAACAGCAAGCCAGTTGCTATTGTCTATGCAGATATGGGCGAAGACGCCAGCCTGATAGAAACCGTACAGCACAAACAGTTTAAGCAACTCTGTACGGCAGCAACCAGCTGTCTGGCGGCACTGTCCAAGAATTAA
- the rsgA gene encoding small ribosomal subunit biogenesis GTPase RsgA, whose amino-acid sequence MAKRKLTRRQAWRIQKIQDERSERAKRKNSNIDQQLEGGDLGPEQHGQIISHFGRQVDVEALEGEHSGEIFRCHMRTNLSALVTGDKVIWRAGAEHGVVVATEERQSVLQRPNNHGELKPVAANIDHIVITIAVEPMPHYNLIDRYLVAAEVSGIEPVLLVNKQDLLNDDNREYIEGMISLYTDIGYKVLQVSTTREDGLDELKAILNGRISVFVGQSGVGKSSLINALLPGVDLKVGALSEATRKGTHTTTTARLFHFPDGGDLIDSPGIREFALWHIEKDRIIEGFTEFTPFLGLCKFRDCQHEQEPHCAIKQAIEDHKISAQRVNSYKHILTSREET is encoded by the coding sequence ATGGCCAAACGCAAACTCACCCGCCGCCAGGCGTGGCGCATACAAAAGATTCAGGACGAACGTTCTGAACGGGCAAAGCGTAAGAACTCCAATATCGACCAGCAACTGGAAGGCGGTGACCTCGGCCCGGAACAACACGGCCAGATCATCTCCCATTTCGGCAGGCAGGTCGATGTAGAGGCACTGGAAGGCGAACACAGCGGCGAAATATTCCGCTGCCACATGCGCACCAACCTGAGCGCGCTGGTGACCGGCGATAAGGTTATCTGGCGTGCCGGCGCAGAACACGGCGTGGTGGTTGCAACAGAAGAACGCCAGTCAGTCCTCCAGCGGCCAAACAACCACGGCGAACTGAAACCGGTCGCAGCCAACATTGATCACATCGTTATCACCATTGCGGTGGAGCCGATGCCCCATTACAACCTGATCGACCGTTATCTGGTGGCTGCAGAAGTCAGCGGCATTGAACCGGTCCTGCTGGTCAATAAACAGGATTTGCTCAACGACGATAACCGGGAATACATCGAAGGGATGATCAGCCTGTATACCGATATCGGTTACAAGGTGCTGCAGGTATCCACTACCCGTGAAGACGGTCTGGATGAGCTTAAAGCCATACTCAACGGCCGGATCAGCGTTTTCGTGGGGCAGTCAGGAGTCGGCAAGTCCTCGCTGATCAATGCGCTGTTACCCGGGGTTGACCTTAAAGTCGGCGCCTTGTCGGAAGCTACCCGTAAAGGTACTCACACCACAACAACCGCCCGGCTGTTCCATTTCCCGGACGGTGGCGACCTGATCGACTCACCGGGGATCCGGGAGTTCGCACTGTGGCACATCGAAAAAGACCGCATCATCGAAGGTTTCACAGAGTTCACGCCGTTTCTGGGCCTGTGCAAGTTCCGTGACTGCCAGCATGAACAGGAACCTCATTGCGCCATAAAGCAAGCAATTGAAGACCATAAAATCAGTGCTCAAAGAGTAAATAGTTACAAACATATACTCACTTCGAGGGAAGAAACTTAA
- the orn gene encoding oligoribonuclease, translated as MSRQDNLIWIDLEMTGLDPERERIIEIATIVTDADLNILALGPSLVVHQSDALLDAMDEWCTNQHGGSGLTARVKASQISERQAEEETLEFIKQYVDQGASPICGNSIGQDRRFLVKYMPELESYFHYRNLDVSSIKELARRWRPEVLNGFEKKGSHLAMDDIKDSINELKHYREHFFNL; from the coding sequence ATGTCTAGGCAAGATAATCTGATCTGGATCGATCTGGAAATGACCGGTCTTGATCCTGAACGGGAACGAATTATCGAAATTGCCACCATTGTGACCGATGCGGATCTGAATATTCTGGCGCTGGGGCCGAGTCTGGTGGTGCATCAGTCTGATGCGTTGCTGGATGCGATGGATGAGTGGTGTACCAATCAGCATGGCGGTTCCGGGCTGACGGCCCGGGTGAAGGCATCACAGATCAGTGAGCGCCAGGCAGAAGAAGAGACCCTTGAGTTTATCAAACAGTATGTGGATCAGGGGGCTTCACCGATATGCGGTAACAGTATCGGTCAGGACCGGCGTTTTCTGGTGAAGTATATGCCTGAGCTGGAAAGCTACTTCCATTACCGTAACCTGGATGTCAGCAGTATTAAAGAACTGGCCCGCCGCTGGCGGCCGGAAGTGCTGAACGGTTTTGAGAAGAAAGGCTCGCATCTGGCGATGGATGACATTAAAGATTCCATCAATGAGTTAAAACATTACCGGGAGCACTTTTTTAACCTGTAA